The following is a genomic window from Chanos chanos chromosome 1, fChaCha1.1, whole genome shotgun sequence.
ctctctctctctctctcattctgtctgtctctctctctctatcgctctctctctatcgctctctctctgtctctctctctctctctcgttctctctctctctgctgtttggaAATGGTTTCTCCCCCCAGAGCCTATTACAAAactcacacatctgtctgtgtgtgtgctcagctGTTCTGCTCTCACAGACACGAGGAAGAGACAGATTCTGCTGCAGCTCAGTTTGGAACAACCTTGTTATctgctgaaataaagaaaaaaagaaatctgcaAAGGAGCAGGTTAAAACGCCCTGTCAGGTTTAGATGATGTTGCACTGAAACTGCTCTGTGAAAACGCAGCCCTAGCGTAAGAGTCCTGGTCTGTTCTGTTACTGTTCCTTACGTAAAGGTCCATGCTGGGATACATTGGGATGAGCTTATTTACTGTGTGCTCTCTGAGGTAACCTTTTCAGAGAATCTGTTTGGCTTGTTAGGGGTTTATGTTAATTCATAATGTCATGACCAGTTCTCACTGGTGAATTGAATTTTTTGCATTCATACATTCACAGTATATCTCAGATTGAAGTAAATAATACACAGATACATGGTCAACATTAGTCCGTGTAGTTTTAACGCAGCTGCAGAGTTTGACCGTGTGGAAGTGAGGCTCTGACTGTCGTGTTCCTGGCGACCATGtgaaggagcagagagacagttCCATGATGTGTCTGTGGCAAATATCCATGCGTGTGACAGACGTGTGTCTCTCCGACCAGGTTCTGGAACGTTCCAGGGATGTGGTGGATGACGTCAGTGTGTCCCTGCGCCTCTGGGACACGTTTGGAGACCATCACAAAGACAGACGCTTCGCATatggaaggtgtgtgtgtgtgagtgcgtgttttggtgtgtgtgtcaggtgtgtcaatgtgtgttttggtacctgtgtgtgtgtgtgtgtgtgtgtgtgtatatgttgcCTATAACAGAGTGGTTTGATAATCCTAATGTGTTTCATTCACATACACTAACATAACTCTGACTTAATAAAGTTCAACAGCTCAACCTATGGCAGGGTCTATTCACCAGCCCTGCACTCTTTCACTGTCATGTGACCACTGCTGATGTCATATCTCATAAATACCTGATAAATATCTTATAACCACCCCTCAGTCATTCACAGAGGAAAATCAGGAACATACGTGTCTGTTCATAACACGCAGGCCCAGGTACAAACAGGCCATGAACCAGCATTTATGTTAAATTAGGTATTAAAACTCTGACCATTTACTACCAGTCAtcttctcctgtctttccttcatgcttatgtgagtgagagaaatttgAATGAGAACAGCAAAAGTGTGAGGAAGTTTGTGATCGGGGGTAAGACTGTAAGAATCACCGTCTTGACAGGATAATTTGAACCAGTCAGCCCCCCCAAGTGTAACCATCTTTTGAGATGTCATCACCTTAATGAAAAACTCTGAGAAGTAACTGAGTATTCTGTCAAGGGTTCGAATTAGTAATTACATTTCAGCTTCAGTGGTTTTCATTTGAATCGCATTTTGGTGATCGAGGTTCGACCGCAAACCGGTTCAAATTTAGCGAAAAACACGGGAGCCTTCTGAAGCCTTCctcatgtctctgtcttctcctctgctccatcaccccccaccccgccccgccCTGCCCCGCCCGACCCGCCGTGGGTGGTGCTGCTGCTCTAGGTCTGACGTGGTGGTGCTGTGCTTCTCCATCGCCAACCCCAACTCTCTCCATCATGTCAAGACCATGTGGTACCCAGAGATCAAGCACTTCTGCCCGCGTGCACCCCTCATACTGGTGGGCTGCCAGCTCGACCTGCGTTACGCTGATCTAGAGGCCGTGAACCGGGCTCGCCGCCCTCTGGCCAGGTCAGGACCCTAACTGACCTTTGCTCCAATCATTATTCTTGCTACGGCTGTAATTACTGTTTTTGCTCTAATCGTTATTGTTACTTAtcttactgttattactgttattactcTAATCATTGTTACTTAtcttactgttattactgttttttgttttaactctaaTCATTGCTGCTACTGATTCTACCTACAGCTTTCTGTTTCTACTGCTCTTGACTATAGTTACTAACGTAATAAGCTACAGCCTAAGAACTACTCTAATACTTATACTACAACTACAACTTCTAGCTTTACCAGTACTGTTACTACAACCactgctattattattattattattattatcattattatcattaataataataataataataataataataataataataataatagtggtagtagtagttgtagtagtagtagtagtagcagaaATGCTTCCTCTGTTACTATTACTGCCACTGTTGCTACCTCTAGTATTAGCATAATTACATAGGCTATTACTCTTACCATAGCTGTTAGCATTACAGTTATTGCTGCTATAACTCAATGCGGCATACATATTACTGTTTCTACCATTCCAATAGCTACTGCAGCTGTGACTTTGGTCTCTGTGTCTATGATTGCTGGTGCTGTGAAGCATTTGATTATCAGGAGAAATAACTGTCCAAGCTAAGCCCTCCGTACCTCAGTTAATTAAACGACCTTTGTCTTCCAAAGAAActttcaaatgtcattttcatacGGGTTACCTCGGATTCTTCTCCAGTTACAAACGTACAAACTTTTACTGtctgtttccatgttttttttttttaattattagcCGAAATATTAGCCAGTATTAGCCAAGTCAACAGTCCTTGTGTTGTCAGCTAACAATATCTGATTGGACACATGAGTTTGATCTCCTGACATTGTTCCTTGTTTGACTCGAATGTTTCAGACCCATTAAGTCCAATGAGATCCTGCCTCCAGAGAAGGGCCGTGAGGTTGCTAAGGAACTGGGAGTGCCGTATTACGAGACCAGCGTGGTTGCCCAGTTTGGAGTCAAGGACGTTTTTGACAACGCCATCCGCGCCGCCCTCATTTCACGGCGGCACCTGCAGTTCTGGAAATCCCACCTGCGTAACGTGCAGAGACCCCTCCTTCAAGCGCCTTTCCTTCCCCCGAAACCTCCCCCGCCCATAATCACCGTCCCCGCGCCCCCCAGCAACATTGAGGAGCACCCTGGACGCCTCCTGGAGGACCCGCTCTGTGCCGACGTCATTCTCGTCCTGCAGGAGCGACAGAGGATCTTCGCCCACCGCGTCTACCTGGCGACCGCCTCTTCGAAGTTTTACGACCTGTTCCTGACGGAGCCTCGGTCGGACGAAGCCGAGCGACCCGCGCGCTGCCACGCCCTCTCCGGGCGGGACCTGCTGATGCGGGCGGCCAGTTTCGATGTGTGCGAGACCAGCGAGGACGGAGACAGGGCCAACCTCCGAGCGTGCACCAGCGACGGGACGCTGAGGGGCGGGGAGACGGATCGGCGAGGGGGTCGGCTCCTGCCCGGGTTCAGCCGCGCCTTCGTCAGCATCCAGGAGGAGCTGGTCGACGACCCCCTGACCTTTAACCCCAGGCCAATGACGGTGGTCCACATGGACCCGTCCATGCAGACGGGCCCGTTCCGGGCGGTTCTGAGGTACCTGTACACGGGTCAGCTGGATGAGCACGAGAAGGACCTGATGCAGATCGCTCACATCGCTGAGCTGCTGGAGGTGTTTGACCTGCGCATGATGGTGGCCAACATCCTGAACAACGAGGCCTTCATGAACCAGGAGATCACCAAAGCCTTCCACGTCCGCCGCACCAACCGCGTCAAAGAGTGTCTCAGTAAAGGGACGTTCTCCGGTCAGTGGGGGTTCTCTGCATTGACTGTCATAGACCTGaagcagtctgtctctgtctctgtctctctctgtctccctgtctcactctctctgtgtgtttgtcactacaccagactctctctcctcttcattctctgtATCTTCCTTcggtctgtctctcctctttctctctcactctcctcctgtctctcaccTTGCCTTTGAATAATTTAGGGAACACGCATTTTTCATTCTCCACACAGGGCGTCTTGTCCGTTCTGTGGcgaatgaatggaaaatgtatttcattcatCACCAGCTCACTTGATCTCCAAGAAATCtccaaaaaaaatcacctcagATGTAAATTTTGGGTTTTCAAAtctttgaggtgtttttttttctcactgctctgttttgAAATGCAGCGGTTAAGTCCGCTGCTCCGTGTGACACGCATCCAGTGTCTGTATTATATCAGCTGGCTCTGAGGTTGTGTCACTGATGGGAATAGTCACTCTAAGAGCAGGGCTTGTCAGTAGAAGGGGCCGTTGTTTTtcgggtggtggtggggggggggggggggggggggggggggggcctttgGGAAGGCGGGGCAGCCACACACTGCTGACCGCGCTGTGTCTTTGGCCCTTACATAAACAAGTAGCATTACCCTCCCCGTTCATCTGTCCCTGCGCTTTAGCTCTGTGTCAGCGTCTGTCCTAATTAAACGTTGtctcatttaaaacactcaCATTTCTTTTCTCCCACCGTGTATCATGGACAGTACACAGTATACTCTGGCGTGGGCAATGGGAAAGGtgtcagtttttggttttttttactgagtgTATAGAACGAATGTTTCATTTCCACGAAGGACATCGGCTGATTAAGCTTTAGCATTATGATGCGTACTGCTGCCAATGCTAATTTAAGGGTGTGAGTTGGTCTTGGAGTCGTAAATGCAGGTTCATGTTCAATACCATGAGTTAGTGTGTTAATACACATTTAATTGAATGGGTTATTGTGTAATGCAGGTTTAATGCTGTGAGCTCTGTGTGTAATACATGTTCAATACCATGAGTTAGTGTGTTAATACACATTTAATTGAATGAGTTAGTGTGTAATGCAGGTTTAATGCTGTGAGCTTTGTGTGTAATACATGTTTAATACCATGAGTTAGTGTGTTAATACACATTTAATTGAATGGGTTAGTGTGTAATGCAGGTTTAATGCTGTAAAAGGCTCAGTGTGATAACGTGTGCGTGTAATGttctatatgtgtatgtgatcatttgagcagtggtttagttttatgtgtgtatgtgtttgtgtagtagATGTGTCGTTCctgtgtttatataataatGTGTGAGGTTTATTCTGTTGTCTGTATGCAATAATGCAAGTAGAGTTTTGttgatatgtatgtatgtgtttgtatgtatgtgtgtgtgtgtgtgtaatatgtgtgcaTATAATACTCTGTATGGTTTATTATGTCATGTGTATATAATAATTCAGGCCGGGGGGTtagtgttatgtgtgtgtgtatataataatTCAGGCCGGGGGGTtagtgttatgtgtgtgtatgtttgaccTGCAGATGTGGTGTTCAAACTGGATGATGGCACCATCATGGCCCATAAGCCTTTGCTCATCTCCAGCTGTGATTGGATGGCAGCTATGTTTGGCGGCCCGTTTGTGGAGAGCAGTACAAAAGAGGtttgtgcccacacacacacacacacacacacactcacactcacactcacacaca
Proteins encoded in this region:
- the rhobtb2a gene encoding rho-related BTB domain-containing protein 2, with the translated sequence MEPALSFRSLTSANPMHHFPWMRSQLMDSDMDYERPNVETIKCVVVGDNAVGKTRLICARACNATLTQYQLLATHVPTVWAIDQYRVCQEVLERSRDVVDDVSVSLRLWDTFGDHHKDRRFAYGRSDVVVLCFSIANPNSLHHVKTMWYPEIKHFCPRAPLILVGCQLDLRYADLEAVNRARRPLARPIKSNEILPPEKGREVAKELGVPYYETSVVAQFGVKDVFDNAIRAALISRRHLQFWKSHLRNVQRPLLQAPFLPPKPPPPIITVPAPPSNIEEHPGRLLEDPLCADVILVLQERQRIFAHRVYLATASSKFYDLFLTEPRSDEAERPARCHALSGRDLLMRAASFDVCETSEDGDRANLRACTSDGTLRGGETDRRGGRLLPGFSRAFVSIQEELVDDPLTFNPRPMTVVHMDPSMQTGPFRAVLRYLYTGQLDEHEKDLMQIAHIAELLEVFDLRMMVANILNNEAFMNQEITKAFHVRRTNRVKECLSKGTFSDVVFKLDDGTIMAHKPLLISSCDWMAAMFGGPFVESSTKEVLFPNTTRSCMRAVLEYLYTGRFCSRPDLDAMELIVLANRLCLPHLVALTELYTVTVLMEAAMMGTDIDGEVLVYLDVAQFHCAQQLTGWCLHHICTNYNSVCRKFPRDMKAKCSENQDYFEKHRWPPVWYLKEDDHYQRARKEREKEDYLYQKRQCKRKWFLWNLPSSPSSNSPSSPGSSAVI